Genomic segment of Macaca nemestrina isolate mMacNem1 chromosome 3, mMacNem.hap1, whole genome shotgun sequence:
TCCCTGCTGATGAGGCTATCCAGGTCACTGATTCCATTATTCCTGAGGCTGAAATCCCTCCTGCTCCTGAAGTAAACTTCACTACTATTCCAGATATAACTGCCcttgaagaagagaaaataaccaaaattgaCCTAAGTGTTTTAGAAGATGACACCGGTGCTGTGGCTACACTAACTGACTCTGATGAGGAAAAGTTTATCACTGTGTTTGAACTCACTACCTCTGctgaaaaagacaaagataacCAGGAAGATACTCTGCTAACTGATGAAGAATCTCCCGAGGGAGCCAATATTTGGATGGAGAGAGAGACTGCAACTGAAGCAGAGACCCATTCTGTTTTGCTTACTGCTGTTGAATCCAGATATGACTTCGTTGTCCCTGCATCAATAGCTACAAACCTAGTGGAAGACTCATCTACAGAAGAAGAGTTGTCTGAAACTGATAGAACAGAGACTGTACCTAAGATCACTGAGCCATTTTCTGGAACTAGCTCTGTATTAGATACCCCAGACTATAAGGAAGACACCTCCACAACTGAAACGGATATCTTTGAACTACTGAAAGAAGAACCAGATGAGTTCATGATTTGAAAGCAGCAAAAGGGATACCATGTAAAATTGTGCAATAGCCTAGCCAGCTAGCCTTAAGATCTAAGAAGTTTTTCCAACAAGCAAAAACCtttagaaatgaaagaatgtGGGCATTTAAGGCAAGTATTCGACTTAATAAATGTAGATGCTTAGGACTACAGATCATGTAACAGATTTATGGaaacttagaaaacaaaacacagtgtAAGAGTCCCCCTAGTATCACAAAGTTTCAATATTCTAACAAttacataatgtaaaatttttcGCCCTAGCCTTCAGGGAGTATGAAGACAGAGCAATGTAAAAGCTCATTTCTATAACATTTAATGATGCATATCCTTTAGTTAACAGTCAGTATTATACTTTAGTGAGAATTAAGGATATGAAGATAATCAAATTAACCTCTCAAAAACATTACCATAGCACTAAAAAGTTCTCCCAAAACGCTGGTTCTAAACAATTTTTTCATTGGTATTTCACCAATGATTTTcttctacttaaaaaatttttaatcttcattcatataagaattttaaaaattcagtaattGTTTAGCACCCACATGTAAGATACATAAGATTTATGGTAAGGTTCTTAGCACATGTTAGATACAAACTAAagcaaaatgatattttacaAATATGCGTATTTGTCAGAAAAATGTTCTGTAAACATATAtatcaatttaattttctttctgttaaaacatgttttctgaatttttgtcCATGTTTTCCAGGTCTTAAACACTGAATATCACACTCTTCTTATGATTCTTGCTAGCGATTCAAGGACATAAATCTTCATTCTTTTGTGGCACAGACTACTTAAATGGGTCTGTTTTCACTTTGCTCATTTCTCTTCAATAAATCTTTTTGGCAAGCAACTGATTTGCTGTGTGTAGGTGTGTTTGATATGCTAGTACAGAGTTCTCAAattaggagaaagagaaatgaaaattcatTGTTTGTTTAAAGAATAATATAGCTCTAATCCCCAGAAGTGAAATTATTCTATAGAGATTTATAAttgtattacattaaaaaaaagaaataaaaacaacgcCAAAacaccaaatgaatgaaatacattATGTACGGGCGGTTTGTAAAGGGATTTACACCAATAGATAAACTATAGACTAGAACAATAATGATAGTATgttaaaacccagaaaaaaattatgacacAAAAATTTGTTATATAGTGAAGTAGACTTCAAAAACATGGGATATAATAGTTAATCTTATGTGAACAATCAGTATTTGGGAAAATAATAAGTTGgaataataaacaaatttttaaattctgtttaagaccatactttaaaataaattctacatggattaaagactttcatataaaaactaaaaccatACAAAAACCTAGGAGGAAACACACCTGTATATCTATCCAAATGGACCTGAGAAATCTAAGCATATATGAAAAGGTGATAAAAAGATTAATAGGTTTAAAATCATGAATAgttaaaattctgaaagaaagaaaattaacataaaattaaaaagtaaataactaATTTCATTTTACTGATTTTATATAGCAGTGAAAAGATTACTatcatttttctataaaagtttctacaaagaaagtattttaaatgaacaatagaaataaacataattcatgAAATACAAATTGTCAATGAACATGTGAAAAATATtcaatagacatttaaaaaaaattaaaataaagctaTTACACATCAGTTTTAGTCATTTGAGGATTGACAGTAATTATTGTACATGTTCATTGTTGActcattttccaaactttctccAAATTTCTCCAACCTTTCTGGAAGGCTGGAAGCCAATTTGGCAATACATGTAGCAAGCATTTAAAAAGTTGGAAGTTTTGGGCCcagttattttacatattttagccCTGAGAATTTTCCTAAGAATCAGAAATTATGAAAgttctaacatttattgagctctgaCTACCTGTCAGGCACAGTTGAGTTTATATTTAGCATAACATTTGATCTCCATGGTACCCTAGAAggagaaacatttttattctcattttagtgATAAGGAAACAGTCAGAAAAGCTACTCAACATGCACCAAGCTTCATAGTTAATATGTAGCAAAGAACACTTCAAACCCAGAACCCATGCTCTCTTAATCACTATACTGTATGGGTCCTCAGATTTAAGTACAAGAATGTTGGCAAATTCTTACACTCAAGAAAGTGACTTTATATGTTCATAAAGGAGAAACGCTGAAAACAATCTACAATTGTAGTCACATGTAATTAATTACATGTCTATATATCCATAGGAAGCCATAGTTTGCATCTTTTGAAATGGTTCTAAGGAAGAATATTTAACCAAATGGAAGATATTTTCATACAACTCTAACCAAACTTACACAGTGGTATGTACgcaatatacacatgcatacacatacacatgcgtGCAGAATGTCTGGattatatatattacaatatataatCTCTAGGAAGGACTGAAGGTGATTTTGTTTCATTCTCTGGGCTTTTGTGCATTTCTAAATGCTCTGCAATCATCCAGAACATAAACTGTACACAGGAGAGGATGAATGTTTGTCAACCCTGTtaactagaaaacctggaagcCAAGCTAAATCTTTCACTATTACCTGCTTCCTATTAGCTAGTATTTTGAGTGTTTcctatgtgtcagacactattttattttttattcataagGCATGTATATGCACCAACTATGTTCCAAGCACTATGAACGTATTTTGAGACACTGTAGTGAATCAAATGACAccgtccctgccttcatggaaaTTAATTTACCATAAAAGACAAATTTTAGAGAAACAATATCAAGTAATCACACAGAAAGAAATGACTACATGCAAAATGTGATGggtgtttcaaagaaaaaacataagATTATAATTGCAGATTTCACACACATTTAAAGCCAAGAAATTTTCTCTGAGGGGGTGAGATTTAAgctaaaatactgaaaaatgtgGAGAGATGAGGAAACATCTCCAAATCCTTGAGGCTAGATTTTtcaaggatatgaagagacatagTATTAGCTGGAAAATAAGATGAAACTGGAAAGGTAGGCAAGAGACAAATCATACAGCCCTTGTTAAACATCCTGAATCTTATCTGTTTGGAAGCTATTAAAGGTTTTAATCATTTTATCCTCAAAACAATCTTAGTACTGAGAGCACAGGCTAGAAGTGTAATTAATTACATGTGACTACAATTGTAGATTGTTTTCAGTGTTTCTCCTTTATGAACATATAAAATCACTTTCTTGAGTGTAAGAATTTGCCAACATTCTTGTATTTAAATCTGAGGGCCCATACAGCATAGTGATTAAGAGGTCATGGGTTCAGAGTTTATAAAagtatcattattttataaactcCAACTATACTTCTTTCAAGGTCTTTGTTTAGGGAAACAACTTGATAGTCCCCTTTGCTTGGAGGAGACGAGGCTCTGAGGTATAAACTGAACTGGAACAGTTaaacaatgaaaaagataatGTGCTCTACAACATAAGTTAATAGGAATTTGGGGCTAGGGCTTAGAAATAACAAGAAGAACAGCACATAGCAACTGGTTAGAGTCCAGGAAGATGAGTGGCCAGTGAGATTCCTATTGGTCACTGAACACTTTTCCAAGAAAGCGTGCCTAATTATCCATTTTACCTTGTGCCATTTCAAAACAAAGTTTCTCCTTGCCCTGAAATTTGATTAAATGTCTGTAAGACACAAGGTCTTGAATATGCAATtcttgaaaaattaaagaaatataggAGGCGAAGAAGAAACAGTTAAGACGAGTAATTAGAGAATGaatatgagacagagtctctattCCCAAATATTCTAAATAGTGATGACCTGAGAAAGGAGTGATGGGCATACAGTGAGTAGACATTTGCAGTAGTCACATTTCGCAGATAACCAAAGTGAAACAGAAAAGTCACTGGTCCCAGATAACAATGCTAGTAAGTAACAAAGCTCAGCTCCACAGACCTGCGTGGCTCCAAAATTCAAGTTCAAATCACACTGCTTTGTGTGAACCGTTGAACAATGAATCATTCCATCTCTTTATCATAACCCTACTCCTTGATCCCTTCCCGTTGCCGCTGCCCTGGTTAAGCCTAATGGCTGTCTTGTAGCTGGTCATCTCACCTCTGGTTTTGTATTTAGCCAATTAATTAAGCCCCACAACAGTCATCTCTAAAGCTTTTTGCTCATTCCCTGCTCCCACATGCCTTGCCACAGTCATGAAGAATAAGCACATGAACCAGTCAGAGCAAAGAGGACAAACGGAAGTGCTTTGGGGAGGCTCTGGGGAATAAGTTTCTGAAGGAAACTTCCGTCTAAAGACATTTGGGGCCAGGAGTTGCTAGAGTCACCTTGGATGACAAGGAGGCAGGTTGCTTGACAGTAAAGCAAACGCTGAAGATATTAGagataagaaatataaatatgaaaaaataaaagaacgtGAGAGTAGTCACACCATGTAGCAAGCCTAACTAGTCTGCTTATTTACCTGAGACAATGCATTTTCTAATTAAACAAGTTTGGGTtatgttttctgttgtttgaaacCAACACACTTTAAAAACTGAGAACCCAAGTTATTTCAAGTCcctgtgtctttttatttatttatttatttggtagagAAAGGGTATTGCTATCTTGCCTGGAACGGTCTCAAAATACCGGCCTCAAGCAACGCTCCCgccacagcttcccaaagtgctgagattacagtgccCGCTGTTCTCCCAGTGCCACAGTCTCATGTTGTAAATATCATCTTTCATATTCACCTCATATGCTATCGTCTTTAACCACCCCTCGGTATGATTACCTGTTGTGTATCCCACTATGTACATTCTTTAATCACACTAcctataatatttcattgtatttactTGATAAAAGATCCTCCTGTGTCACAAGATAATCCTACCCATAGTTCCCTCTGACACAGAAATCTCTGTCCAAAGTTCCCTCTGTCCCAGTGTAACCCCTATTTATAATCCCCACTGTACCCCTTCCCCACAGATAACCTTACCCTGGGGCATAGCACTCTCCTCCAAGTCACAGGGAGCTTCTGACCACAAAAAGAGAGGGACAGAAGCCAATCTTAAGAGGCAAAGACTCCTGACCATGAAGAAAGAACGTTATCCTGAGGAGATTCCCAAAGCTAAACTAGCTCTACATGAGGATGCAATAAAGAACATTCATAACTTCAAGGCACCAAGAACAGTGGGAAATTAAACCAGTGTGTTTGTAGTATATGTGCTTCCACCAATTCTACCTATTGCAAATTAGGAGTAAACAAAGGATATATGAATTACATTTTGAGTCTATAGCCTTTATTTTCGTTACAGCACTCCTGATAcgttattttgcttttcttacatGTATTTCAAACATAACAGAAGGCTGAATTAAAATTGGCATTTCCCTTCCCTCAAATTTCTCCTCTTCTAATATTCTCCATCTCAGCAAAAGGCACTATTTTCACAGTTGTCTAAGCCAGAAACTGGGCACTCAGCCCTCACTtccctctctctcattctccaTACCTAACAAATACGAAGTTTTTACCTTGGCATTCCAAATACAGCAGAGAACCATTTGCCCTCCTTCCCATTGCCATTTCTTTATCCAAATCTCTATCAAGCAAAAGTGGAAGTTTATTACATAAAGTGATCATATCACTTCCACCTCCTAATTCAAAAAATTATTCCATGACTTTCCACCAACTTTAGGATGAAGTCCAAAATCTTCACGATGTTCATCAGTGTCGCCACAATGGAAACCCTGCTTATCTATGCAGCCTCATAATATGCTACTGTCATTTTCTGTTCTGAAATTTCAACTATATAGATCTCATTTTGATCATCCTTAGAGCATAAAGCTATGTCTTATATCAGGATCACTGAACGTGCTATGCTCGCCCTGAAAAATTCTTTAACTCACCTTTTAATAAAGTACAcctaaatgtcacttcctcagttATATCCTCCCTGGACCCTAAATTTCTATAGGCCCCTGTATTCTTCTGTCATATATTATTCACAGTACACTACACCTTGCTTTATGTAACATCCATAATTATGTCAATTGCATGTTATATTATGTTTTTAAGACTActgtaacaaagtgccacaaactgggtggttaACAACAAGAGAAATCTATATCCCCCACAGTTCTGGGGTATATAAGTcgaaatcaaggtgttagcaggacCATGTTCTCTCTGCAGTTTCTAGgggatttttttcttgtgtttcttcCTAGATTCTGGGAACTAACTGCTGGCAATCCTTGGTATTCTTCATTTTGTAAACACATCATTGCAGTCTCTGCCTGCTTGCCACATGAGGTTCTCCTTTGTGTCTCCATGTAAAGATGTCCCTTCAGTTATAAgcacaccagtcattggattaggcCCATCCTAATCCattatgacctcatcttaatttcATTACATCTGAAAAGACACCATTTCCAAATTTGGGGTCTCACAAttactgggggttaggatttcagcatttttttgggggggaggacAATTTAACCCATAACCTGGTTAATGCTTATCTTCCCTCCTAGACTGTATAACTGGTAATTAGGATGATCACATCATTTGTCATGAAAACCAGAACGTTTTTGAGACTGAAAGAGACAATATAATAATGACTCCAAAACAACAGCTATAAACCAGAATGTCCTAACAGAGCTATCCACACTGCATTCAAAGTGAAGAAACCAGATACTATTGTTCACTGCTCAATTCTGAGAACTTGGAACacaatagatgctcaataaacatctgttaaataaatgaataaaatttaccAGTAAATGAGGAAatgatgttttcatttattaaactGAATGCTCTCAGAAGAGAGCTGATCTGCAGTAGATGCTTAGAATTGAATACCAGTTGGCCAAGACAAGAAGGAGATCACTGGTTGCAAGCTGTGGAAAGGAGAAGGTCAAAAACACAGAAGCATGAAGGCACTTGGTGTTATTAATAATTTTGAAGTAAGCACTATGGGTCTGAGTATAAGTCATAACAAATAGATTGTAAGTGATATAACAGCTTTACAAACAAATCAGAATTATAACCAAATTGTATCAGACCATGCATATTAggcaggattctccagagaaatagaagcAAATGGGATATATagaaagagtgaaaaagaaagcCAGGCTGGGAATTCAGGCAAGAGTTGCTATGGGAGTATTGAGTCTGAAATCCCCAGGCGAGGCCAGCATGCAGGAAACTCAGAAAGAGTTCTGGGTTACAGTCTTGAGgcacaattttttcttttccaggaaacctcagtctttgctcttaaggccttcaacaaaTTAGATAAGGCCTATCCCCACTATgaagggtaatctgctttacttaaagtcaactgattgcAAATGTCACAGTAACATCTGGACTAGTGGTTGACCTGACAATAGGGCATCATAGCCTAGCCTAgttgacacagaaaattaaccaaTCACATCTTGTGTAGCAACTTAGTGTTAAAACTTCATATCAGCTCATGTTCCCTGAACTAGTGTCACTGAAATTAGAGTTTCAGGGTAAAATGCCTTGACGAAATATTGGAATGAATTTCCTGGAGTctttaaataagaatatatgtAAGAAGGGTTCATTCAGCTCTATCATCATGGAGCTCCAGTAAACTCCTCTAAGGATAATGCTCTGTAACATGGTTTGGGAAATGCAGATATAGACAATGGCAGGCAACCAAAGTTTCAAGCATTGTATTTGCATGTTAGATTGTATTTTAGAAAGGAAATTTcagtaaaaaagtaaaagttggaTGGGGTGATCGGCGAAGctaaaaatagagatataacaAACTATGGCATTCATGTAAGGAAGAGATAATAAAGCCCAAAAGAAGAACAAGAATTAGTAAGAATAATTatcaacattttaatatttatcaagGTATTCCAATCACACTATTAAACAAAATGATGATATAATAAGAATGAGCTTAACTACACAGACTCCTTGACATGAACATTATATGTCAAAATTTGAAAGCTCTGACCAGCCCTGTTGGGTACAGTAGATGGTCCTAGCCAAGTTTTCTAAGCAAGAATCTTGCGAGTTGGAATCCTGACATTTTCTCTTAGTCTACAGAATTTCACATTAGAATCATTTgcaacaaagaaaaggaaagaaaattaatttttacatataaatatatttacttggTCAAAAGCATTATATTTCACCTAGATTAGTGCCAGGAAATCTACTAATTGATAGAGCCATAAAAATGCCTAAGACAGACTCTCTCTGTCTACAACTTATTCACTATAATGATTAGCCAGAATGTCTCACaacaaaagttaaacatacataaGAATATCTTGgtgcagaggaaagaaaatgtcgtggagaaaataaaaactggatTCAACTGGCTTTTGAAAATATGagcaagttatttattttctcaaatttcgGTTTCTTCCCATACAAAATTACCATCTATGTGAAAGCACACAGATCTAGATCTGCCTCCTGATTTATACTTTAGcttgttctcattgtttttagtgatcctaaaataatttttagaaagtatGGGTAAACTGAAAATCCAATAACCAAAGAGATGTTGCATCTAGTGCCCTCCAATTTACCTTTGGGATTAAAAAGTCTAGAGGTTCTTCCCCATTCTTTCATTCATCACAGTGTGAATTAATGCCAAGAGGATATACCATTGTTAACAGCTAACTTGAAAGAAAAGCGTTGAAAATCTGATTATCCACCAGTAGGTTTTCCAGATGATGTTTTTCTATCTTTCTGGTAACAAACAACATTTTCATGGAAATTAAAGGTGGCATCAAAGCAGACGTCAAACTACTACAATGCTCACATTTTGTATTAGCAAATAACTGTCACATTTCTTCTGAGCAAGCTTTCTTCTGTGATACAAAACTGTTGTGTAATAAAGAAttattctgggccgggcgcgctggctcaagactgtaatcccagcactttgggaggccgagatgggcggatcacaaggtcaggagatcgagaccatcctggctaacccggtgaaaccccgtctccactaaaaaatacaaaaaactagccgggcgcggtggcgggcgcctgtagtcccagctactcgggaggctgaggcaggagaatggcgtgaacccgggaggcggagcttgcagtgagctgaggtccggccactgcactctagcctgggcgactccgtctcaaaacaaaacaaacaaacaaacaaaaaagaattattctGAATCTAGTGGTAAAAGATGTATAGTAAAGAGTGTCAAAATGGTTCGTTAGtcacctttttctctttttttattttggtgtttgtttgtttgagacagggtctcactccgtggtccaggctggagtatagtggcattatcacagcttactgcagcctcagtctcccaggctcaggtgatcctcccacctcagcctctaaagtagctggtactacagatgcacatcaccatgtccagataattttttaaatgttttgtagagacagaaaaggctaccatgcccagctaatttttgtagagatgaggtttcatcatgttgcccaagttggtctcaaactcctgggctcaagcaatcctcccacctcagctaatttttgcactttctctagagatggggttccatcatcttgcccaggctggtctcacactcctgggctcaagtgatcctcccactttggcctcccaaaatgctgacattacaggtgtgaggaccctttttctcatttttatgttaagaaaatgtgagaaaagaaCCATTAATGTTTCAGTTGAGCTAATTTTATAATCTCTAAAAATTTACTTCagcaatattttactttaaaaagccaaaaatgaacataaaagaagttatcattttcaaatactttctcccagcTCAGAATACATGTTAGCACTTAATAGTCGagcattatattataaataagagGGTAcggttaaaaagaaagaaaacatgttagTCCTTGGGTTTCTGGTCAAgtttcaataaatattgctttacagtaaaatgttaagaaaatatctgaaatgaaGGAAGGAGTGTATTCAATGTATCACATTTAAGTTATAATGAATAAACCTTCACTTTTTCTAATACACAGATAATTAATCATGACGttcctgaaaaaaaatgaaaagtacaaaTGTTAACTTTTGAAAATTACACCCGTCCTTTTTTTGTTTCAGGAAGTGATTTGGATTAACGCAGATGCAAaggctaaaataataataataatattttgcttCACAATATAGAAGGAATAAAGGAGATAAAAAATAATCCTTTATAAGGCATGAATCACCTGTGCTCTTTCACTGAGCTTCCAGATTTCACAAGCTGAGGAAAGGCTGACATTGCtggacaaacagaaagaagacccCCTCATTACGGTATCTTTTTTCGTTTTTAATTTCAAAGgcttaaaaatccattttctttagtttttgttaTATAGTTTCTAATTATATAATTAGAAGTGTTGTGAAATCTCAAACTCTGCTTTCCACAGAATTCCAACagaaaaaatgcatttgaaaggAAATActgtaaacagaaaaaaaattgatacttCTTTAATAAGTTCTCAGCCTACAAGTCTTATCCATTTCTAACAGTAAAATGGTAACAATTTCAGgaaaaatgataatgataaaaatagCCTGTCCTCCAGAATATTGGAATCTTTAAAATGGCCCTTTCTAGGTATAACGCCATATTTTAGTTTTGAACCTATACAAATGAAAATGTTCTCAGTGGCAGAAAAATCAGTGTATTAAATTATGCAGGAAATCATTGGGCCTGATTTTATATTAGTTGATTGCCTCTACtttatttatctcttttgttACAAAGGGACGTACATATTAATGTAGAAATGTGTCTCATATTTTGCTTGAGATTATGACTGTTTCATATGGAAGCGATAAACTTGttaatttggttttctattcttattttggGGGTATTGAAATCTGACCACTTCAtcaatcaaaaaataaatcacttcattttaaaattaggaaaataggCCTCTGATAGGTTAGGTAATATGACCAGGATTTGGCAACTAAAACTCTTAGCTActtttctttgggaaaaaatgaatgttagcaaaaaagaaaaaaagagagagagagagattcattaTTGAAGTATTATGTGATTGCAAAAGTattaagaaagaatatttttataatagtcTTCAAATAATTACCATTTGAGATggatttgttttttacattttgtttggaTGAGAAAATTCAGAAGTGAAGATTATAtcaaaaaatgaaagtttaacagaaatattaaattttGAGTTGTTTGttgataataaaaattaatactgatggtaaaattaaatgagtgttTCATATTTCTaacaatatatgtattttagGTTATGAGTTAACATTAAATTTTTCTGTCCAGTGTTTTACGTATGTAAGGTGAAAATTAGAGACAGATCATTTTAGTGGAAATTTCTTAGgttttttatgtgtttaaattATGATATCAACAGAATACCATAAATTTTTTTGAGAACAGAAAATCCACACATAAATTACATAATCATCTCATATATAACTTCATTTATGCTTACATTTTTCTGTCATCTATGTGGATGATTTACATATAGCATGATATTTAAACATTTACCTTATCATTACAACATAAGCATTTTTCAAATTTCCACAAAGTCTTCAtgattatgaatatatttttaattatcagTAACACTGAAATGAACACTAGTGGgttttttctattgtttaattTATTGACAATGATTTCCAAAAAATGGGTTTTTAAGTTAGAAGTATcaacattttcatgtttcttttgtgTATTGTTAtatgactatttaaaaaattatctaaattaaTAGAACTAATGGTTGTGTAAAAGGTTGTATATCTCACCACATTCTCAATCATATTATGGGTTTGCCTTCTTAAATAACTGTTTAGTAATCATAAAATAATAGGTAAAAAGGTAGGAtcaatatttgttttcttgacaattaaatgagaaattttgTCATGATTATTTACTTTATGTAGTGTTATTAGAATTCACTATTCTTAACCTTTGCTCCTATCTGTTGAACtctatgtatttcttttaaataatatgttCTTCTTATGCCATACATATGATATATGCCATAGATATGCCATAATAGACATAAGTGTTTTTCCATTGGTTAAAATTtaccaaaaacaaatttttatttcttttattgtctGATCACCAATGAAGCTGCTTGGTTCCAGAGGACCCAAAGACAAGAAGAAGCCTCTGATTTTGTTTGCAATCATTTTGATCTTCACTGCTTACCCCacggtaaatataaaatattttacatgtatttattttcttattcagttCCTAATCATAAGGGGTACATTCAGTTCATTGTTTTATGCCAATGTAGCTTTATACTAAACAtaccctgtttttattttatttctaataccCTAATTTAACTTTCTCTAAGATCTTTTGTTGACTTTGGAATGTAatccta
This window contains:
- the LOC105477339 gene encoding calcium-binding and spermatid-specific protein 1 — its product is MAEDGLPKIYSHPPTESSKTPTAATIFFGADNAIPKSETTITSEGDHVTSVNEYVLESDFSTTTDNKLTPTKEKLRSEDDMGTDFIKSTTHLQKEITSLTGTANSITRDSITENFMTVKIGNISSPVTTVSLIDFSTDIAKEDILLDTIDTGDAEILITSEVSGTLKDSSAGVADTPAFPRMKDEADMNNYNSSIKSNVPADEAIQVTDSIIPEAEIPPAPEVNFTTIPDITALEEEKITKIDLSVLEDDTGAVATLTDSDEEKFITVFELTTSAEKDKDNQEDTLLTDEESPEGANIWMERETATEAETHSVLLTAVESRYDFVVPASIATNLVEDSSTEEELSETDRTETVPKITEPFSGTSSVLDTPDYKEDTSTTETDIFELLKEEPDEFMI